caacaattaactatatttctttttgtttaaaaaacttCATAACAATAGGGGGATTTTTATGGAGAATTTCAAtattagataaatttaaatcaaatcaaaacaataattaatttgatttggtgCCATCTAAAGTCTTCATTAGATTTAGCATACTTTAATGCAAGAAGATTTCCCTGGAGAagattatatttgatttaacACCTTTATTGTGTGGAGAATTCTAGGGAGAAGATTCTAGCTTTATCTATTTAAAGAGTAGAGATATTTAATCCTTCGATTTtgtaaaattcacaattttagtcctttcatcaaattaaaaaagcgTTAATTGATAAGAAATTACATGATGTGACTCAAATTTAGTGATGTGACATGAGATAATTTGTTTAACCTACGTTAGAgttaatgttaatattttaatagtcAACACTTTCAGTTTGAGAAAATGACCAAAATTGGGGATTTTGAAAATAGATGgatcaaaattacatttaaacctaaattaaataaatttaagtctAAACAAGACATCAATTAATTCTATTTGACAATGTTTAAAAAACTTGACAATGATAGGAATATTTTTATGGAGAATATCGacgttaaataaatttgaatcaatTAAAGCAGCAAATAACTATATATGTTTATGTTTAAAAAAGTTCATAATAATAGGAATATTTTTATGGagaaatttgatattaaataaatttaaatcaaatcaaaacaacaactaatttgatttgattttgtttagaaaacctcattaacttttatttaatacCCTTTAATGTGTGGAGATTTCCTTTGGAGatgattatatttgatttaacACCCTTTAATGTGTGGAGAATTCTCCGGAGAAGATCCTAgctttatatatttaaagaataaagataTTTAGTCCTTCAGTTttgtaaaatttacaattttagtcCTTCTATCAAATTCAAAAAGTGTTGATCGATAAGAAACTAACTTGATGTGACCCAAATTTAATAATGTGacatgaaataatttatttaatctatGTCATAGTCAATATTAATCTCTTAACACTCAACATTTTCAGTTTCAAGAAAGGACCAAAATTACAGATTTTACAAAAATAGGAGActaaatatctctattttaaaatttgggatcaaaattgtggattttgaaaaatagatgaaccaaaattacatttaaagctaaatttaaaaaatttaaataaaaaaacaacaattaattcaatttgattccgtttataaaacttgaaaataatAGGAATGTTTTTATGGATAAtatcaatattaaataaatttatataaattcaaagcaacaattaactatatttgtttccatttaaaaaatttcataataatgGAAAGACTTTTATGGAGAATTTtgacattaaataaatttaaatcaaaagaaaacaacaattaatttgatttgattccaTTCAAAAACTTCATTAAATTTGATCTAACATCCATTAATGTGGGAAAATTTCCTTGGAGAAGATTCTATTTGATTTAACACCTTTATCGTGTCGAGAATTCCTAGGAGAAGATCCTAGCTAgctttatatataaagatattgGTAGGGTGCAATTAATAAGACTCATATCATCTCCCAGTAATGCACCTAGAAATGAGTTGTTTTTTTACTACAATGTTATTGGTGCATAGTATTTATCACTTTTGTTGATAATTAATCTTTATTGAGAAACTTGATTGATCACCTTTAGTAGGGTCTCCCTTCCCAATGTCTTTTCCATCTACTAAGCTCAAATTTGATATCTTACTTAAGAGGACTGAACCCAGTACTACTCCACAAACAATTTTTGTTGGttgaaataagtttttatatgtataaaaaagagaaacaaattcTTTATCCATTTCCTACTTGTAACAATGTGGATTTGGGCCTGACGCAATCctacaaaatcaatttataagagGATAATTGTTtctcacttatatattttatttcgaCACACTAATTCAATCCTACAAACTCATCTTATAAGATAAGAATTGTTTCtgacttatatattttatttcgaCACTATCTCTACATGTCCCTTTTTTCCTATAGCTATTGGTCATAATGTGAGACTTCAACACACTCTCTTTGCCCACAACTATCTAGGAGTGACGAGAATCAAGGTAGCTTTCCAACACTTTCCTTCACGCTCAAGGCTACGCGCCTAGAGCGTGTTAAACACCTTATAAGTAGGTCCACCAATGGATCTAGTAGGATAGGCTCTATTGTCATCCTTAAGTAAAGATCAATCATTGTCTTAAAAGTCGATTTATAGGATTGAGTTAGATTTAAACTCATGTTGTTACACTACTTCTCAAAACTCAATAGATTTAAGTgatccttataaaaaaaaattcacattatAAAGAATTATAAAGTTAACTTGGTGGTTGAAAATGAGAATTTAAGGGTTGAACTCAtgtgactaacaaattttattcattcatttatatttttctaattaaaaagaCTATTATAACaatgtttcaaaaaattattgaccAAAATGGGAGTttactcaaaataaatttagaaaatacatCACTAAAATTACCTTAAGGTTTAATGAATACTTATATTTATGAGTTACTTAGTAATGAAATATTCACATCAATAGCAAGATTCAAATTCATTCAAATTCATGTGTTTAAAAGGTAAAATTCATATCTTTACAAACTAgatcaacaaattaaaaatagaattcttgtattaaaaaatgaaattagtttAAAACCACTTACATTATCTTGTagcatatattattatatagtaCTAGTTAactttatagtttttaaaagtCATACTCAAAATGATTTCTTATTAATTCATAACATATTCTCCCCTACAAGTTGTgaatagaaattaaactaaaaaatattaataatgccttttatcataatttttaatatatattttttattaaaaatattattaattctttaattagtaTTGCAGGCATAGTACTTAAAAAATCTATAACCTAGGAGTCCTAAAAGCTAAAACTAATTATAAGGTGTATGGATCtggattattttatatttgtcaaaattcagaaaagaaaacataaaagcaAATAATATTTGCTTCAGTATGACGCAGGTTAACTTCCATTTGACGCCAATACAACATACATTAGGTATGCATTTGGTTtcgttaaaaaaatgattttgattttaaaattgattttaagttccttataatttagtattttatttttatttttcatctttgtaaaattattttttttattttttagttcttataaattatgtttgtttttttattcttaaatcacattggataaaatttttaatagtaaaattgTTATCTAAAGtactataaaaatgaaaaacaaaacaattaatttgattttaggtttttttgggaaatattttccttaaactctcaagttaaaaatgaaatactttttaaactaaaattaatcgattaattaatatcatcatTAAGGTGAGTTGACTTTAGTTTTTTTAGAGGGGTTGACTTTAGTTAaagattatatttaataaaactagTTGAAAATCTAACTAGAAGTTAAGAAGTTAACAGGTAGTTAAAAAGCTTTTATGCTAAATTATTAAATCATACATGTTCGATAGAACTAACTCTTAAAtagctaaaaaatataaaataatatatttaaaaagaataataaaaaaattgaataaatattttaagaataaaatataaaaaactaaaaattagcaTTTTAAAAATCACTAATTTAAGTAGCGTTTCAAAAAAacgttaaaaactaaaaaaaaaaatgtttattgaaTCATCAAACAGACTTTTCAGccagtaaaaaaaagttaaaaactaactaaaatgaCTTGTTGAGTTTATATTTTTAGACAAGAAAAAAAGTTTAGCTATCTCATAATTTATTTCGACATTGCATTGGTGTTTAAATTTGCtctaaaagttttttcaaatcaaatagGGTATGGTGATTTGCAAAAAAGTAATGTCATATCCTATTTAGAAATTCCATAGCAAATTTAAACAACAATGTAATAATGTTCAAATAAATTCAGTGCTAgctccaaacacaaaatttgtagtgcaaaatcaagaaatttaaacaagaaaaacaaccACCTCAAGACTATTCACGTCACTTCATATATACACTCAAATAATCAAATTCACCTATACATAACAAGACTActccaaaattcaaaagaaggaaataatgttaaatagaaGACAAGAGATAAAAGTTCCGGGGAAAGCTCGATTGATCATAAAAGACATATAGATAAGCAAAATAAGAAAGGATATCTAATGATGATACTTTTGTCCTTTTAAAATTGTCCACGACCTACAAATCAGAGATTGAAATTTGTTAGCCACTTACAACTAATAGTCTCATGAACATACATGATCAAATGGCAATTCTATTAGATAATTATGAAGACCATACCTTATTTTGTGAGTCATTAAATGGAATCAATTTAATTGGGATTTTACCATCCATAcaagtgaaaagaaaagttaTACATTGGGCTGTCTTCCTGCACCCCCAAAAATTGCTTCCCGCaccttttcagatttttttttaccttccaGATTGGGCAATCCGAAATGTAAGAGGTGCAACCAATcaggaatgtaattttacattttgaattAGCCTATCTGAAAAGGCGAAAAGGGTGCAGGAAACAACAACCTATAATTTGTGAGTGGGATAGGGCCCATTTGAATTCGTTTATCCTATGCAAAAGCCCAAAGGTGGCTCTATGAAGTTTTGGCTTTTCCTTGTTCCCCAAAAGTCTTCATTTACTCAAAAAAGCAAGCAAGCCAACAATAAGCAACCAATGTATGGTACAAGTCGAAGTCTTACTACATTATCCTGATTCATAGAGCTAcatttttagacaaaaaaaaaaacaaacacaaaatcaaGAGATTAAATTATTGCTACCTGTAAAGCTGTTCCACGAGCACAAGTAATGCTATTTGATGATTTAAGACCAGCGAGGATAACTTGATTGATAAGTTAGCCCGTTCCctcatttttcttccatgtCCATATGGCCCACCAATACAAAAGGATAATCGTGAAGCACCCTGTGAGAAAGCAGAAatcaatgaaatttatttttatttaacaataaattttactcaaaggtattttcatgttaaaaagaagaaaagagctaTAAATGGAAATCACAAGGGAATGGACATTGACACTATCCacacaaaaatagaaaacaacttCGGCTTGAAAACAGAAATTCAACAATGCAATAAACATGTAAAATTTATCTTAGCACACAGGTGAATCTGTCAACATTTATAAACTGCAAAGCAAAGTCTCAGAGTCAGAGGTGACAAAGATCCATTCCTTAGATAAATAGAAACACTAAAATTGGTGATGCTGTATTTTGAGATGCATCTAACactaaatatgattaaaatacaaacttacATCACAGGAAAAGAAATCACACTTCAGGAGTTCAAAACTGAGAACCTATTTTAGCCTGAGTCAGAGATAGTTCAATTTTTACAAGTAACAAGACAAAGGTCAATTATAAAACTGCGGTGAGTTGCAAGTTTGCAAAACTAAAAGTAGATTTGATAATTCTGGTGGCTAAAAATGGATTAGTGATAACTAAGTCAATTCACTATAAACAAAGTACGTGAAAGATTCTATACAAAAAAATGATTGATATAAGCACCGAAAGAGTGAGAAATATGaatgatattattttactaCCACATAAAGTGAACAGAATTGATTATTCAATCTCAATGTAGACATGATATCAAAGGCCTGTTACATGATCGACAACTTATGATGTTTTCTTTCATCATAGTGCCAACAGGCAATACTCAATACTTATATTATGCCCATACTTAAAGAACTTGCATGTATGGAAGTGATCATTTACAAAATGTTCTTACAGTATTTCCTGCATCACCCACCAACTCTGCCATTTGCTCAGATCCAATGTCTTGCCCACGTTCATCCAACATCACAACCTATAAGTGCAGGTACATTACATTACAGAAAACCTAATTAGATGGGAAGAAAAGGCAAATTCTAGCTGATAAAATAAAGATCTATAAATCTGTATATGCCATACTATCTTGAGAAATAtgagttgcaacttgcaagtaggTTTTGACTTTCAATTTTCAAGCAAGGACTTAAAGTAGACACTGTTACAGTGTTAGCAGAAACTGGAGCTGTGTCAATCATCAATCATGGTAATTAAAACGTATGACAGATCTTCATGGGTAGTGTGATTTTATGGGTTGAGTTCAAAGTGGGTGTAGCAGTCTATGGGTTGGTTTTAGTTCCAATACCATGGATAAGTGTATAAAGACCATTACAATCAAAACATAATACAGAATTAACACTAACTTATACTTAGGCTTAATTGGACTCCACTGTTCCATCACCACAAGACACAGAGCTAAAGGAgtatataaacataataataacttaCACTACACAATTCAGGCAAGGATACAAGGATACAACGAGGCTTCAAATATAGATCTGTGTGCCATCACAAAAGTGGGGTAAGAAGgagaaaattcaaaacaattcAGAGAAACTGCAGAACGAATGGAAGCATCTTTATAACTTCGCTTACCTATATTTTTTGTCCCCAAGATTAtgatgttttttggttttcactgatatacaaattttatttgttaagtccttaaaaattacaaaaaaacatGTGCTTAAGTCCCTTAAAAACCAATATGGTTTAAGTCCCAGTCCCTCACCCAGGACTAAAAACACAtggtttttttagtaatttttaaggactaaaaacaaataaaacttcaCCGGTACCAAAACCACATAACATCGAATTTTCAAAGGCCAAGCAAAATTTGTTCTGAATATGATGGAAATTCCTTTATTCCACTATATTTCTCATCTCCACCACAAAACATAACACACAAGTAAAAATAagggaaaaaaatcatttactaCTGTAATTCAAATTCATGCATGTTGGAGACTATACCCAATCATCAGACCTTATAAGGTTCATCACTGCCTCATCTTCGGCATCAACCTGAGCCCTTTGGTCACTACAAGGCAAACAAATGATCCACCCTTACTATTAGACAACAAAAATTCTTCTGTACAACTATTTGTAACTAAAACTGGCAGATAACAtcttacacacacaaaaaatactaatttgaaACTCACATTTGTCATTCAAAGCATGACAAAATGCAACTGTGCTCAAACAAAAGTAACACAGTGAACAGAACTCACCGTGCATTTTGAGGATTTGGCCGTATTTGAACATCCTCAACACTGCAATAGTACCTGAGCTTATCCACATACTCATCAACCATGAGTTGCAGTCCACGTGATCGCTTCTTCCCCACTGATAATATACGTATAGGAAGTGCTCTCTACACAATTCACAAACTCAAAATAAATAGTAGAGTAAATATTCTATGCACTAACATTTTTACGTTTTTTCCGTTGTCATCCAGTCACAAATTGTCACATTCAgtaactttttttagttttacaaCTTTGTTGAGTTTTACAACAACTACTTTAGtcataaaaaatacatgatttctttttcttattttttgtaataCAACTACATATTTAGGACTCAAAATCAAGACCACTACTTAAGCTAGAACAACCTGCGCCAGTTGATACACAAGCTTAGATATTAGTTGACTGCAAAATTTTCTACACCGACAGTggatagaaattaaactcaataATACACGCGATCAAAACCTTGTTGTCACTTGTCACATACTAATATAATAAACGATGTAAACCCTAACAGTTTcacatttgttttttaattttctttttcaacggAGCAAAATTGTTtggtaatttttattaattgatggTCGTGTTGAAAGTGAAAGAGTTAGGTTGGGGGAATTGAAGTTCGAACTGTGAGGGAGAGAGTTTGTACCACTGATTGGGCTTCGTACTTGCATTTTCTACCTGAAAAATTTTGGGCGTAAGTTTTAAAGAATGTGAAGAGAATGCGTTGCAGAGAGAAAAGCGTGTGGGTGAGTAAAAACCTTGAGCAGGATTGAAACTAACGCAGAGGTGCAGTGCAGTGCCCATTCAGAAGAGAAAGTGAGAAATGCAAATGGCGGAAGGAAAGTGAAGTTGGTTTCGTTCAGGAAATGGATGAAGGAAGGAGATAGCTACAGAGTGAGAATTAACCGGGCAAGGCAAGGATCACAAAAAACGTAGGGGGGAATTTATTAAatagtatatttaaatttataataaataaaattaatattttttaagggcagtaaaataaaattaataatttagctAGGacaagataaatattatttctataattaaaattatagaaaacaGCTCTTGAAAacgttttcttttttacaaaaatagttcttgataatattttcatttaatataaagATTCACATTTATAACACAAGGTAGATTTTAAGCAAAATTTTCTTAACACAtaggactaaataaataaataaaaactatatcaCATTCCCAATGgtaattttattctttcatttaagatttttattttgggtcaagtctattttttattggagTTATTCTTTTTACACCCATCAAATTCTTATACACCTAACATATCTTTAAAAAGTTTAACTTTATCATTTTTACTTCTTCTTTCCGTAAGATCAATCTATGATCCGTATTGGTCATACATATTAACAATccgaaataatttaaaattaatggctcATGTAGGTCTTGAATTATTAGCATAAAATTCTATGACTTTTGCATTATTAGCATAAAATTCTAACCAACTAAGCTAATAGATTAACATCGATATATAtgacactaaaatttctaatgcatatttaatacacatataacttaacataataaattgtataacaattaatttcatctaataatatttttttacatatataaattttaaatataagtttacatatagatttaataaaaatttatatatgtaaaaagattattattatatcaaaattaattgttacaaaattaattatgtaaacttatatgtgtattaaatataaattaaaaattttaatggtatatatattaacattaattatttgttaatatatttaacttaTTAGCTTAGTTACTTAAAGAGCAGGTTAAAATAATGAATCAAAATGGACTATTATGTCCTAAGTAGTAGTTTTTCTCCACCTCACTGCCACCAAAGACAATGTAGCCACTAGCCAGTGACAAAAGAAAAGGCATGGTAAAGAGACGCGACGAAGAATCAAAAAGTGGCCATCATTAAATGAAGAGCACTCAGGAAAAAATGGTAATTTGTAATACAGATGTATTATGGATTGCCCACTGtagtgtttttgttttcaattcaattttgaGACAAAAGCACGTTGGGTGTGTGTTTGCACTTTGCACcagttttcaattcaatccaatTGTATTTGATGGACAAGATTTGGGAGAGGGGCTATGGAAACGACGTTGAACGACGAGAAGGCCCATGCGGTCGCGCGGATGGTAATCCTAGACAACCTTATTAAGTGCGTCTAGGGGCAGTTACCTCCACCGAGCCTTCTAGAGCGATTCTAGAAGCTGCATTACCTAGACAACGCTGGATCTATACGAGTGCCCCATGACGTGTGTGAAGGATTATCGATCTAGGGTTTtcaggttgattagttgttgaAGTACTTGGACATGATGGATGCGAAGGAGAACGAGAAGCCAAAGAGTGATGAGGAGGAGGACGAAGAGGATGGTGGCATGAAGGCGTTTGAGTGTGGCAATGGTGGTTGCTAGGAAGAGGAAGGATAAAAAGAGAATATTAGAAATTTGGGAGTACACCAAGCAAAAAATAGGATGCATTAAGTAATTGCACCGGCTAAAACATACAATCCCCAAGTAAGAAAATACCTTTTTTTGGGCCTCTATGATAATGTTAAAGATGGTTATTCTAATAGGTATATGAATTAGATCCTCTCCATGGCatgaacatatttatttttggcttaaataagttttttcccTCTAAAAtaggaatttttattttatcattttaaaaaattttatttcaatttttcttatCCTAACAATCAAAGAAAGATATTGAGAATTTAGAATAACTCTTCCTTCATATTCAATTAGAAACTTTCaggtttttttatttcaattttaaccccttaaagatttttttatttattttaatctctatTGTTAAGTAATAATGTTAAATGACGATGTAACGACACCATTGTCACTCCATGACTTGTTAAGTCATTAAGGAGTCTAACAAGACATGCACATGTATCTTTTTATAAActgcatttttaaattttcatctgtTCAAAATAGTTGATAACGTTGAACGAATTGATGAACGTATTAAAAATAcagtttaccaaaaaaaaattatatgtgattATCTTATTAGATCTCTTAATGATATGATAAGTTAATGAGTTGCTAACATTAATGTTAGCATTGCCATTAGAcaacaaagatttttttaaaagaattaaaactaaacaaatcataattaaatgactaaaattaaaacacCCTAACGAcctaaaacttatttaaacatttatattttcCCTCACTCTCAATAACGCAAAAGAATCccctaatatttgaaattagttGCTCTCATGAGTGTTATTTGAGTCCAGAAAGAATGAGGCGTGATGCATTCCtcttagatttaaaattaaattaaaaaaacaaaaatcaaagacACATTATAAATTATGAAAGGCTCTTGCAGTCTTGCTACAGATAATGAGCATTATCTCTTAATATTACTTGCACTAATATATCATAACTCCTTTTTCAAGTTGATTAAAATTGGTGGACAAACAAATTAAGGCTTTCCTTtctacaatgaaaaaaaaacttattcaagAAATTAGAGTGCGTttggatagaaaattttaaatgaaaaaagtaatttatcagagaatttaaatttttttaatctaaaattcattatttagatgttttttatgaaaaatttaaatttttggaattttaaaataaaattttaaagaactaaaaacgtggaattttaatttccttctaaaatgtgaaaaattgaaattttcttctgGATAGAAAAACCTTTCAAAATGTTTGCGTATTTTCTTTATAACCTTCATCTTTTCTTCTACCTGAAAGTTCTTGAAATCTCATTATTGAACTCACGATTCTTCCATTATACTGATGATCCTCTTCTTCAAGAAATACCATCTAAGCTTGTGAAACTTCAATCGGGTACGGGCGTAGAGGACACGTAAAACTACACCCGCCAGTCAGGGAGCAGCCGTCACTACCTATCACGTGGTGGAGGGTCTGAGTCATGTATTGCATCGTTAACTAAATATTATGGTTGGGTATGATAGTGTACGTCTCGTCGTGTCTCGATATTTCTGCGACTTCCCATACCGCATCAATATTCTTGTCTTTGGAAGCACACTAACTATATATTCTCTTCtttttgcatttattttctttcattctcacaattttaattttttttatcaaaacacaaacttttttaaaaaaaaaattcaattaaaatatttaaaattcttaaaattttaaattctttcttccaaacacactcttaagtTTCTTTTACTTGGAAGATATAAATTATTCttgcatttaaaaaacatttttgtctTAACTTAGACAACTGGACTACAAGGTGGGATCTTGCTTGTAGTTTAGGAGCCCGAGTGATGCAtgttaactttatttaattcGGAATCATGACTAAGTACACTAGAAACACGATTACATGACtaataaaatcatatacatagtgtttatctaaatttagataatatataATGAACTTTAGATCAAATCTTATCCGTTTAGTAATTCAAAAGTTTCAAAATTGTCCGCCACCCGGCACCATGTGATTTTGTCCACttgcaaatttatttataaaccaTACTTGTATGGTTGGCTTAATCTTATCAGTTGCTTATTGTCCTTCTTAACTTTACAATGTTAAGTGTTGACAAAAGCTATAGTGGCATTTATGGAAAGGCGAATTAGTTAATTCTATAATTTTGATTGTCACAATttaaaatacatacatacatttaattctttagtttttttaaaaaaaattgtccaaattttaattttgcatattttcatttcttctattttgattgattgtaccttagttttaatatattcattattatcaagaaataatttaattaattaaattataaaaaataataaaataattgtagtcaaaattaaagattagataaaattatgaattttcaaaaattaaaaaattaaatacttctattttaaaataacaaaccaaaattacaaattagacaaaataaaagaacacaattttattttagccATATGAAATCGCTGAGAGGAAAAGcacagagaaaataaaataaaataatacatgatAGATGTCAATAAACTTGAAAAGTATGTACAATGACAAGATTTGATCTAAAAAGTTAGTTTATATTTTGTAACCATCGTAATTAGAAaaccaatagatttttttaagcaCATTTATCCAACTTACATACCCTTTTATCCACTAGTACAATAAATCTGAGTCTTTACTTTAAAGTGTGATAACATTTct
The genomic region above belongs to Glycine max cultivar Williams 82 chromosome 14, Glycine_max_v4.0, whole genome shotgun sequence and contains:
- the LOC100796609 gene encoding putative RNA methyltransferase At5g10620 gives rise to the protein MGTALHLCVSFNPAQGRKCKYEAQSVRALPIRILSVGKKRSRGLQLMVDEYVDKLRYYCSVEDVQIRPNPQNARDQRAQVDAEDEAVMNLIRSDDWVVMLDERGQDIGSEQMAELVGDAGNTGASRLSFCIGGPYGHGRKMRERANLSIKLSSLVLNHQIALLVLVEQLYRSWTILKGQKYHH